One part of the Entelurus aequoreus isolate RoL-2023_Sb linkage group LG05, RoL_Eaeq_v1.1, whole genome shotgun sequence genome encodes these proteins:
- the LOC133649541 gene encoding thy-1 membrane glycoprotein-like, producing MLPSVFVCGVLAALLTPARCELIEVCIEDDDNLRVDCRVKAKANQISSYEFSWSSGSKESLINANVSGLPAESQFRGKSEVTELEPHGYRMTLKGFTDTLPHNTTYLCKITGAGASVTVEKDQLVRCCAVSLILQNCWSVGLLLFFHVTHA from the exons ATGCTGCCGTCTGTGTTTGTGTGCGGCGTCCTGGCAG CGTTGCTCACGCCAGCACGGTGTGAGCTCATCGAGGTGTGCATCGAGGACGACGACAACCTGAGAGTGGACTGCCGGGTGAAGGCCAAGGCCAACCAGATCAGCAGCTACGAGTTCTCCTGGTCCTCCGGCTCCAAGGAGTCGCTCATCAACGCCAACGTGTCCGGTTTACCGGCCGAGTCCCAGTTCAGGGGCAAGAGCGAGGTGACGGAGTTGGAGCCTCACGGCTACCGGATGACGCTGAAAGGCTTCACGGACACGTTGCCGCACAACACCACGTACTTGTGCAAAATAACCGGCGCGGGCGCCAGCGTTACCGTGGAGAAAG ATCAACTTGTCCGATGTTGTGCTGTCAGTCTGATCCTGCAGAACTGCTGGAGTGTTGGCCTGCTGCTTTTCTTCCACGTCACTCACGCCTAA